One window from the genome of Anolis sagrei isolate rAnoSag1 chromosome 4, rAnoSag1.mat, whole genome shotgun sequence encodes:
- the LOC137096825 gene encoding calcium-activated chloride channel regulator 1-like — MAQKGWHLFTALLLLHGVKGSLIKLRNGGYEDVVIGIHPSIPESGRIISSIKEMFEEASSYLYGASQRRFYFRTIKIVIPSTWASKPEYKRTTRESYEHADIIVAEPFQKYGDEPYTLQYGGCGQKGRYIHFTPDFLTDNYFLSVYGSRGKILVHEWAHLRWGVFDEYNYDAPFYSIGRRKIEATRCSASITGLYRFVTRGDRTRRCRIERQTELYEPGCLFIPHKKQISPASIMFMQSLSSISQFCDKSNHNLMAPNMQNKMCSYKSTWEVITSSADFASSRPLGAPPPNPVIHLMKMQERALCLVLDASAAMGRDNRLDRMNQAAKLFLLQIIEKGSWVGIITFNTKANIKARLQQVVNDNVRESLTSSLPNTAAGDSNICEGVTSGFQIFTGKYPNSEGCEIVLLTNGEGTDISPCLSQIQNSGAIIHTIAFGSAASNDLEMLADMTGGMTFYATDSLSSNGLIDAFSKISSGSGDITQQSIQLESKAEDITSMRLLDGIFTIDKTVGSDTFFLITWSSSTSPPEISLKDPGGRKYENNDFIIENSNIRTARLKIPGNAKTGEWAYSIKNNDTAPQAISITVTTRAASATVPPVTVKSYMSNTNNTFPNPTIIYAEVTQGFLPIIGAIVMATVESTTGYLVELELLDDGAGADIIKNDGIYSRYFIAYSDNGRYSIKVSVQGQGKTSRRNRRQSHAMYVSGYVDATGAVSLNPPRPVINDTAPTPGLGNFARVISGADRYEIKVSSNPLDLVEINFPSATSLDTSALIPEFSGVKQTFRYKPDDLTKENGTLLYFAIRAIDENNNIGEVSNIARATLLLRAAPPTPTSSRASVIIVCVAVLCVIAGITLYVLHKWKKSRRESVDSMD, encoded by the exons ATGGCGCAGAAAGGGTGGCACCTATTCACGGCATTGCTTCTGCTCCATGGAGTGAAAGGGAGCCTTATAAAGCTCCGCAATGGTGGATATGAAGATGTCGTGATTGGCATTCACCCTAGCATCCCGGAAAGCGGCAGAATCATTAGTAGCATAAAG GAAATGTTTGAAGAGGCTTCTTCTTATCTCTATGGTGCTTCACAACGGAGGTTTTATTTCAGGACTATAAAAATTGTAATACCTTCAACATGGGCATCCAAACCTGAATATAAAAGGACAACCAGAGAATCCTATGAACAT GCTGATATCATAGTGGCAGAACCTTTCCAGAAATATGGAGATGAACCTTACACTTTGCAGTATGGAGGATGTGGCCAAAAGGGACGCTACATTCATTTCACCCCTGACTTCCTGACAGATAACTATTTTCTCAGCGTCTATGGGTCACGAG GCAAAATCTTAGTTCATGAATGGGCTCATCTCAGATGGGGTGTTTTTGATGAATACAATTATGATGCACCCTTCTATTCTATTGGACGAAGAAAGATTGAAGCAACAAG ATGCTCAGCTAGTATCACTGGCCTATATAGATTCGTAACTAGGGGAGACAGGACCAGAAGATGCAGAATTGAACGCCAGACTGAGCTTTATGAGCCTGGATGCCTCTTTATTCCTCATAAAAAGCAAATTTCGCCGGCATCAATAATGTTCATGCAAAGTCTGTCTTCA atATCTCAGTTTTGTGACAAAAGCAATCATAACCTTATGGCGCCAAACATGCAGAACAAAATGTGCAGCTACAAAAGCACATGGGAAGTGATTACGAGCTCCGCTGATTTTGCCAGTTCACGTCCATTAGGTGCTCCTCCTCCTAACCCTGTAATTCATTTGATGAAAATGCAGGAGAGAGCGCTTTGTCTAGTACTTGATGCTTCTGCGGCTATGGGACGG GACAATCGCCTTGATCGGATGAACCAAGCTGCAAAACTATTTCTTCTCCAGATTATTGAAAAAGGATCCTGGGTTGGAATTATAACATTCAATACCAAAGCAAATATCAAGGCCAGGTTGCAACAGGTTGTCAATGACAATGTGCGCGAAAGTCTTACAAGCTCTCTTCCTAACACAGCCGCTGGAGATAGTAACATATGTGAGGGAGTGACTTCAGGATTTCAG ATATTTACGGGAAAATATCCAAATTCAGAAGGTTGTGAAATTGTGCTTTTGACAAATGGTGAAGGTACAGACATAAGCCCTTGTCTTTCTCAGATTCAAAACAGTGGAGCTATAATTCATACCATTGCTTTTGGTTCAGCGGCTTCAAATGATCTAGAAATGCTGGCAGACATGACAG GAGGTATGACATTTTATGCCACAGATAGTTTGAGCTCCAACGGCCTCATAGATGCTTTCAGTAAGATTTCATCTGGAAGTGGAGATATCACTCAACAATCTATTCAG cttGAAAGTAAGGCAGAAGACATCACTTCCATGAGATTGCTAGATGGTATTTTTACTATTGATAAAACTGTGGGAAGTGACACTTTCTTTCTGATTACATGGAGTTCAAGCACAAGTCCACCCGAAATTTCCCTGAAAGATCCCGGAGGAAGAAAGTATGAAAATAATGACTTTATAATTGAAAATTCCAACATCCGAACAGCTAGGCTGAAGATTCCTggaaatgcaaag ACAGGAGAATGGgcatattcaattaaaaataatgaCACAGCACCTCAAGCCATTTCAATAACGGTCACCACCCGAGCTGCATCTGCCACTGTTCCTCCAGTGACTGTGAAGTCCTACATGAGTAACACTAACAACACTTTTCCTAATCCAACGATCATTTATGCAGAAGTCACCCAAGGATTTTTGCCAATTATAGGAGCCATTGTTATGGCCACGGTTGAATCCACAACTGGTTACCTTGTAGAGTTAGAGCTATTGGATGATGGTGcag gtGCTGATATTATAAAGAATGATGGGATCTATTCAAGGTATTTCATAGCTTACAGTGACAATGGCAGATACAGCATCAAAGTGAGTGTTCAAGGGCAAGGCAAGACTTCTAGAAGGAACCGTAGGCAAAGTCACGCTATGTATGTATCGGGTTATGTAGATGCTACTG GTGCAGTGAGTCTGAATCCACCAAGACCTGTAATTAATGATACGGCACCCACTCCCGGCCTAGGAAATTTTGCCAGAGTAATATCAGGAG CTGACAGATATGAAATAAAAGTCAGTTCAAACCCATTGGACTTAGTAGAGATTAACTTTCCTAGTGCCACTTCTTTGGACACTTCTGCTCTGATACCTGAATTTTCTGGAGTCAAACAGACCTTTCGGTACAAGCCAGATGATCTCACAAAAGAAAATGGCACCTTACTCTACTTTGCCATTCGTGCCATTGATGAAAACAACAATATTGGGGAAGTATCCAATATTGCAAGGGCCACTCTGCTCCTTCGTGCAGCGCCTCCTACTCCTACTTCCTCACGTGCCTCTGTGATCATAGTATGTGTTGCTGTATTGTGTGTTATTGCTGGCATAACATTATATGTTTTACATAAGTGGAAAAAAAGTCGTCGTGAGAGTGTTGATAGCATGGATTAA